Proteins encoded by one window of Roseibium sp. Sym1:
- a CDS encoding DUF3237 domain-containing protein, with product MIIPKLTHFCDVEVTLGEVMQMGPGRAGQRRIIPITGGRVSGKISGTVLNLGADWQTILADGSADIDTRYAFETDDGAVIEIVNKGTRHGPPEVLEAVARGEDVDPALYYFRTYARLETGDERYAWVNRTIFVGTGQRLASAVKVSLFAVN from the coding sequence ATGATCATTCCGAAACTCACCCACTTTTGCGACGTCGAGGTCACGCTCGGCGAAGTCATGCAGATGGGGCCGGGCCGGGCCGGCCAGCGCCGCATCATTCCGATCACCGGCGGCAGGGTCTCCGGAAAGATCTCGGGCACCGTCCTCAATCTCGGTGCCGACTGGCAGACGATCCTGGCCGACGGGTCCGCGGATATCGACACGCGGTATGCATTCGAGACCGATGACGGTGCCGTCATCGAGATCGTCAACAAGGGCACCCGCCACGGTCCGCCCGAGGTTCTTGAAGCGGTCGCCCGCGGAGAAGATGTCGATCCGGCGCTCTACTATTTCCGAACCTACGCCCGGCTTGAAACCGGTGACGAGCGCTATGCCTGGGTCAACCGGACGATTTTTGTCGGCACCGGCCAGAGGCTCGCGTCGGCGGTCAAAGTGTCGCTGTTCGCCGTCAATTGA
- a CDS encoding alpha/beta hydrolase, with translation MTLPQPTDADLVPSKRMRWVLDRLAVEDAGLGDPTLLPAAEGRALAAHTNARWNCDLPDLAGRGLSIPASDGHAISGRLLSPENADGLIIFIHGGGWAFCSMETHERAARLLAVEAGAHVLTFDYRLAPESPFPAGLTDCRTVWNAVTSGHPDLSGCSGPRALAGDSAGANLALALLLMLQEEKAPRPDAALLFYGVYDADFETTSYRDHEEGPGLTRAKMMRYWDWYASGPGIRTDPLVSPLRASDSALKNLPPLYLSAAAIDPLRSDTENLVHRLRSLGRTDPYSLYPGVVHGFMQMSLELPEARKAAREAGRAFRELTGS, from the coding sequence ATGACCCTGCCGCAGCCCACGGACGCCGATCTCGTCCCCTCCAAACGCATGCGTTGGGTTCTTGACCGCCTTGCTGTCGAGGACGCAGGCCTGGGGGATCCGACGCTGTTGCCGGCCGCTGAAGGGCGGGCGCTTGCCGCGCACACCAACGCGCGCTGGAACTGCGACCTGCCCGACCTCGCCGGCCGCGGACTTTCGATACCGGCCTCCGACGGCCACGCCATTTCCGGCCGCCTGTTGAGCCCCGAAAATGCCGACGGACTGATCATTTTCATACACGGCGGCGGCTGGGCCTTCTGCAGCATGGAAACACATGAACGCGCCGCCCGCCTGCTCGCGGTCGAGGCCGGTGCGCATGTCCTGACCTTCGACTACCGCCTGGCTCCCGAATCCCCTTTCCCCGCCGGTCTCACCGATTGCCGGACAGTATGGAACGCAGTCACATCCGGTCATCCGGACCTTTCCGGATGCAGCGGGCCGCGTGCGCTTGCTGGGGACAGCGCCGGCGCCAATCTCGCCCTGGCGCTCCTGCTCATGCTCCAGGAGGAAAAGGCGCCACGCCCGGATGCCGCGCTCCTGTTCTACGGTGTCTATGACGCCGACTTCGAAACCACGTCCTATCGCGACCATGAAGAGGGCCCGGGCCTGACCCGCGCCAAGATGATGCGCTACTGGGACTGGTACGCATCCGGGCCAGGCATCAGGACCGATCCTCTGGTTTCACCCCTGCGGGCATCGGACAGCGCCTTGAAAAACCTGCCACCGCTTTACCTGAGCGCGGCGGCCATCGACCCCCTTCGCTCGGATACCGAAAACCTGGTCCACCGGCTTCGCAGCCTCGGCAGGACCGACCCGTACAGCCTGTATCCGGGCGTCGTCCACGGCTTCATGCAAATGAGCCTTGAACTGCCCGAGGCCCGCAAGGCTGCGAGGGAAGCCGGGAGGGCTTTCCGCGAACTGACAGGGTCCTGA
- a CDS encoding Gfo/Idh/MocA family protein gives MTLNIGWIGCGRHATQMLMPQLGRNGIKVAAVCDVNQAAAASAAWQYGAEAVYQDYRDLIAHKDLDAIGMAVGPELHHTASIAALDRGLPVFLEKPPAKTAAAASEIAAASKRARKPVLVGFMKRYSTGNRIAGNVLKGPEFGKVLGITGTYMTAPTYFAGEVDYSGFFLHHCVHYMDLIPWFAGENFKDMAVRKVEPEPGHLLFHLNFECLNGVIGTIVMGTVQSRGTPMEAIQIMGNHIRLEVDNVINVACYRDPPFKADDPDATLSDHTDTLSWTPNFTAAANEDHKGYHALIADVAAALKGEKSAAPDIGAGIRAMENLERMIGLL, from the coding sequence ATGACCCTCAACATCGGCTGGATCGGCTGTGGCCGCCACGCAACCCAGATGCTCATGCCCCAGCTGGGCCGCAACGGCATCAAGGTCGCGGCCGTCTGTGACGTCAACCAGGCCGCGGCCGCCAGCGCCGCCTGGCAATACGGCGCCGAAGCGGTCTACCAGGATTACCGGGACCTGATCGCGCACAAAGACCTGGATGCAATCGGCATGGCGGTCGGACCCGAACTTCACCACACGGCCTCGATCGCGGCACTCGATCGCGGACTGCCGGTGTTTCTGGAAAAACCTCCGGCGAAGACCGCTGCCGCCGCATCGGAGATTGCAGCCGCCTCGAAACGCGCCCGCAAGCCCGTCCTCGTCGGCTTCATGAAACGTTATTCAACGGGCAACCGCATTGCCGGCAACGTTCTGAAGGGCCCTGAATTCGGAAAGGTTCTCGGCATCACCGGAACCTACATGACCGCGCCGACCTATTTTGCCGGCGAGGTCGACTACAGCGGTTTCTTTCTTCATCACTGTGTCCACTACATGGACCTGATCCCGTGGTTTGCCGGTGAAAATTTCAAGGACATGGCAGTAAGAAAGGTCGAGCCGGAACCGGGACATTTGCTGTTCCATCTCAATTTCGAGTGCCTTAACGGCGTTATCGGCACGATCGTCATGGGCACGGTCCAGTCCAGGGGCACGCCGATGGAAGCGATCCAGATCATGGGGAACCACATCCGTCTGGAGGTCGACAACGTCATCAACGTCGCCTGTTACCGTGATCCGCCCTTCAAGGCCGATGACCCCGACGCAACCCTGTCGGACCACACCGACACGCTCTCCTGGACACCGAATTTCACGGCCGCCGCCAACGAAGACCACAAGGGTTATCATGCCCTCATCGCCGATGTGGCGGCGGCGCTCAAGGGAGAGAAATCGGCCGCACCGGATATCGGTGCGGGCATTCGCGCCATGGAGAACCTGGAACGGATGATCGGCCTGCTCTGA
- a CDS encoding ABC transporter substrate-binding protein, producing MSKLISAALAVGLLAGTTAARADETVRFWYHFDNADNPMSQLVEKFEQENPGIKVEAENVPWNSYYDNLYTSIVAGNAPDAAMVKMFAQPRLVEMGALEPIGDRIDAWEGKADLQDNLLDLTKASDGNNYYLPIQYVVLYLYYRQDMFEEVGLTVPATCDEFRDAAMKLTRDTDGDGQMDVYGFGFRGGKGGHDHWGSLVLSRGVDFSDGSLTSDAGVAGTRFVVDLFQKDKAFPPSAPNDGFKEVTGAFKAGKTAMTIHHIGSSNGMVEALGDAVSAAPVPECGGGRWTAFGDESTAVFSSAENKDAAWKWISFLSTAGNNAEFNKATGQLPVTKTDSEGWKLHEKRFVDATVQSLPFANLLPNVPETSDFVNTVWPVNMQRALTGEISAGEMNEKIDELYNK from the coding sequence ATGTCAAAACTCATATCGGCCGCTCTGGCGGTGGGACTTCTTGCCGGAACCACGGCCGCAAGGGCGGATGAAACCGTCCGGTTCTGGTATCACTTCGACAATGCCGACAACCCGATGTCGCAACTGGTTGAAAAGTTCGAGCAGGAAAACCCCGGCATCAAAGTCGAGGCCGAGAACGTCCCCTGGAATTCCTATTACGACAATCTCTATACCTCCATCGTTGCCGGCAACGCACCGGATGCGGCCATGGTGAAGATGTTTGCCCAACCACGCCTGGTGGAAATGGGTGCCCTTGAGCCGATCGGTGACCGGATCGATGCGTGGGAAGGCAAGGCCGACCTGCAGGACAATCTCCTGGATCTCACCAAGGCGTCCGACGGCAACAACTACTATCTGCCGATCCAGTACGTCGTGCTCTATCTCTATTACCGTCAGGACATGTTCGAGGAAGTCGGCCTGACCGTTCCGGCCACGTGCGACGAATTCCGCGACGCCGCAATGAAACTCACGCGCGACACCGACGGCGACGGCCAGATGGATGTCTACGGCTTCGGCTTTCGGGGCGGCAAGGGCGGCCACGACCACTGGGGCAGTCTCGTGCTCTCCCGCGGGGTCGACTTTTCGGACGGCAGCCTGACCAGTGATGCCGGTGTCGCCGGAACCCGGTTCGTTGTCGACCTCTTCCAGAAGGACAAGGCGTTTCCGCCGTCCGCCCCAAATGACGGCTTCAAGGAAGTCACGGGGGCATTCAAGGCGGGCAAGACCGCGATGACCATCCACCATATCGGCTCTTCGAACGGCATGGTCGAAGCACTCGGCGACGCCGTGTCCGCGGCTCCGGTACCGGAGTGCGGCGGCGGCCGATGGACCGCCTTTGGAGACGAATCCACCGCGGTGTTCTCCTCGGCCGAGAACAAGGATGCAGCCTGGAAATGGATTTCCTTCCTGTCGACCGCCGGCAACAACGCGGAATTCAACAAGGCAACCGGCCAGCTGCCGGTGACGAAGACCGATTCCGAAGGCTGGAAGCTGCATGAAAAGCGCTTCGTCGACGCCACGGTACAGTCGCTGCCCTTCGCCAACCTGTTGCCGAACGTTCCGGAAACCTCGGATTTCGTCAACACGGTCTGGCCGGTCAACATGCAGCGGGCTCTGACCGGTGAAATCTCCGCGGGCGAGATGAACGAAAAGATCGACGAACTCTACAACAAGTAG
- a CDS encoding acyl-CoA dehydrogenase family protein, translated as MKPFSAPLDDILFSLEHVTGAPVLPHWDRELASEIGAHFAAFAEEQLAPLNEPGDRQGCRLENGRVRMPDGFVETYAAYAEQGWPGLTVPEAYGGQGLDATVLAITSEIFTGANHSLQMVTGLVPGAVSTLLDFGTEDQRARYLPDFASGAALATMCLTEPEAGSDLSRIRCRAERSGETWLLTGEKIFISGGDQDMSEKIHHLVLARTSDDGLRGLSLFICPGTLGDGSRNHVSVTRIEEKMGLHASPTCQLSFDGAEAELVGEAGAGLKAMFTIMNHARTDVALQGVAHAARATDIARSYAAERVQGRGSDGAPVTLDHHADVRRMLDEIDALALGARALAHLTLVTIEAGEAPALAEFLKPVAKVFCTEAGMRATETGMQVLGGYGYLKEYFLEQAYRDARIAAIYEGANGIHERSLVTRLLPADAGEAFEAFLKSECNARGQTHPGLLERMQSWENARSHVLASTDPAELAHVFMKLTADTLVSFLWARMADAAEHHPDPARIRRLAEKALAPKGFLPVG; from the coding sequence ATGAAACCGTTCTCCGCTCCGCTGGACGACATCCTGTTCTCGCTGGAACATGTCACCGGCGCACCGGTGCTGCCGCACTGGGACAGGGAGCTGGCCTCCGAAATCGGAGCGCATTTCGCCGCCTTCGCAGAAGAACAGCTGGCGCCGCTGAACGAGCCGGGCGACCGGCAGGGCTGCCGGCTGGAAAACGGCCGGGTGCGCATGCCGGACGGGTTCGTGGAGACCTATGCGGCCTATGCCGAGCAGGGCTGGCCGGGCCTGACCGTGCCGGAGGCTTATGGCGGGCAGGGGCTGGACGCGACCGTTTTAGCCATCACCTCGGAAATCTTCACCGGGGCGAACCACAGTCTTCAGATGGTGACGGGCCTGGTGCCGGGCGCCGTCAGCACGCTGCTGGATTTCGGCACCGAGGACCAGCGGGCCCGCTACCTGCCGGATTTTGCCTCCGGTGCGGCGCTCGCGACCATGTGCCTGACCGAGCCCGAGGCCGGGTCCGACCTGTCGCGGATCCGCTGCCGGGCCGAACGATCCGGCGAGACGTGGTTGCTCACCGGCGAGAAGATCTTCATTTCGGGTGGCGACCAGGACATGAGCGAAAAGATCCATCACCTGGTCCTGGCACGCACCTCCGATGACGGCCTCAGGGGCCTGTCGCTGTTTATTTGCCCTGGTACCCTGGGCGACGGCAGCCGCAACCATGTCTCCGTGACCCGCATCGAGGAAAAGATGGGTCTGCACGCCTCGCCGACCTGCCAGCTCAGCTTCGACGGTGCGGAGGCAGAACTGGTTGGCGAGGCCGGCGCCGGGCTGAAGGCCATGTTCACCATCATGAACCACGCAAGGACCGACGTGGCGCTGCAGGGCGTGGCCCACGCCGCCCGGGCCACCGATATTGCGCGCAGCTATGCCGCGGAGCGGGTGCAGGGGCGAGGGTCTGACGGTGCTCCGGTGACACTCGATCACCACGCCGATGTGCGGCGCATGCTCGACGAGATCGACGCGCTCGCCCTTGGCGCACGCGCGCTTGCGCACCTGACCCTGGTGACGATCGAGGCCGGCGAGGCCCCGGCACTCGCGGAGTTCCTGAAACCGGTTGCCAAGGTCTTTTGCACCGAAGCGGGCATGCGGGCGACCGAGACCGGCATGCAGGTGCTCGGCGGTTATGGCTACCTGAAGGAATATTTCCTGGAACAGGCCTATCGCGATGCCCGCATCGCCGCGATCTATGAAGGTGCCAACGGCATCCACGAGCGGTCCCTGGTCACACGTTTGCTGCCCGCGGATGCGGGCGAGGCATTCGAGGCTTTCCTCAAGAGCGAGTGCAACGCGCGCGGCCAGACGCATCCAGGACTGCTGGAGCGGATGCAATCGTGGGAGAACGCCCGCAGCCATGTGCTTGCGAGCACCGATCCGGCCGAGCTGGCCCACGTCTTCATGAAACTGACGGCGGACACGCTGGTCTCCTTCCTGTGGGCGCGCATGGCGGACGCGGCGGAGCATCATCCGGACCCTGCAAGGATCCGAAGGCTGGCGGAAAAGGCGCTGGCGCCGAAGGGGTTTTTGCCGGTGGGGTGA
- a CDS encoding LysR family transcriptional regulator: MHPLNLDQLRAFLAVVRHGGVNKAAHILNLTQPAVTTRLKRLEESLGTELFERSPGRLKLTKRGELLQSFAEQFERLSDKVEETVVAPEGIDRHLRIGASETIAQCWLPDLVASLRADYPNLIVEINVDISVNLRAGLIDREIDLALLLGPISEYSVDNVELPGFELAWYVQAGEGAADGAVLLRDKPVITYARHTRPYRELKTLLQERVATDVQLFPSSSLSACFRLVEAGLGVAALPRALARPYVEGGRIMEFDPGFVPDALRFSASYLGDPRSHVVAAAARKALQVAEAYSGYKNPL; this comes from the coding sequence ATGCATCCGCTCAATCTCGATCAGTTGAGGGCGTTTCTCGCCGTTGTCCGTCACGGCGGCGTCAACAAGGCGGCGCATATCCTGAACCTGACGCAACCGGCGGTGACCACGCGGCTGAAGCGGCTGGAGGAATCGCTCGGAACGGAACTGTTCGAGCGTTCGCCCGGCCGCCTCAAGCTGACCAAGCGCGGCGAGCTGCTGCAGTCCTTTGCCGAGCAGTTCGAGCGCCTCTCCGACAAGGTCGAGGAAACCGTGGTGGCTCCGGAAGGCATCGACCGGCATTTGCGCATCGGCGCGTCGGAGACCATCGCGCAGTGCTGGTTGCCGGACCTGGTTGCGTCGCTGAGGGCCGACTATCCGAACCTGATCGTCGAGATCAATGTCGACATCTCGGTCAATCTGCGTGCCGGCCTGATCGATCGGGAGATCGACCTTGCGCTGTTGCTCGGGCCGATCTCCGAATATTCCGTCGACAATGTCGAGCTGCCCGGGTTCGAACTGGCCTGGTATGTCCAGGCCGGGGAGGGGGCGGCCGACGGGGCGGTGCTGCTCCGGGACAAGCCGGTGATCACCTATGCCCGTCACACACGCCCCTATCGCGAGCTGAAGACCCTGCTCCAGGAGCGGGTCGCGACCGATGTCCAGCTGTTCCCGTCCTCCTCGCTGTCGGCCTGTTTCCGGCTGGTGGAGGCCGGGCTGGGCGTCGCGGCGCTGCCCAGGGCCCTGGCGCGTCCTTATGTCGAGGGCGGCCGGATCATGGAATTCGACCCCGGTTTCGTGCCGGACGCCCTGCGATTTTCGGCCAGCTATCTCGGCGATCCGCGCAGCCATGTCGTCGCGGCCGCCGCGCGGAAGGCGCTGCAGGTCGCCGAAGCCTACTCAGGTTATAAAAATCCTTTATAA
- a CDS encoding carbohydrate ABC transporter permease: MMVGRKSLTKRLLTVDLPMLAILAFTLGPYLWMLLTSLTSEKLLFTEGPSFAGATVENYIRLFSTVGFLTNLVHSFIIASGTVLVGLSLSVTAAYSFSRFSFRGKRYLLLQFLVINMFPVVLLILPLFVMMRVLGILDTHLALIIANATVAIPFSVWMMTSYMNGIPRSLDEAAMTDGCSRLGALWRVVLPLCTPGIIATGIYIFITAWNEYLYALTLGGQNVRPITVAIQTLIGEYEVEWGLLTSGGIVGAMPATILFLIVQKRLISGLTQGAVKG; encoded by the coding sequence CTGATGGTCGGGCGCAAATCACTCACCAAACGCCTTCTGACGGTCGACCTGCCGATGCTGGCCATCCTGGCCTTCACGCTGGGGCCGTATCTCTGGATGCTGCTGACCTCGCTGACATCGGAGAAACTGCTTTTTACGGAAGGACCGAGCTTCGCCGGCGCGACGGTCGAAAACTACATCCGCCTGTTTTCGACCGTCGGCTTTCTGACGAACCTGGTCCATTCCTTCATCATCGCGTCCGGAACCGTTCTTGTCGGCCTCAGCCTGAGCGTGACGGCAGCCTATTCGTTTTCCCGCTTCTCGTTCCGCGGCAAACGCTATCTGCTGCTCCAGTTCCTGGTCATAAACATGTTCCCGGTGGTGCTCCTGATCCTGCCGCTTTTCGTGATGATGCGCGTGCTCGGCATTCTCGACACCCATCTCGCGCTGATCATCGCCAACGCGACCGTCGCAATTCCCTTCTCCGTCTGGATGATGACCAGTTACATGAACGGCATTCCCAGAAGCCTTGACGAGGCGGCGATGACCGATGGCTGCAGCCGGCTTGGTGCACTCTGGCGGGTGGTGCTTCCCCTGTGCACGCCCGGCATCATCGCCACGGGCATCTACATCTTCATCACCGCGTGGAACGAGTATCTCTACGCGCTCACGCTCGGCGGTCAGAACGTCAGACCGATCACGGTCGCCATCCAGACCCTCATCGGCGAATACGAAGTCGAGTGGGGTCTGCTGACGTCCGGCGGGATCGTCGGCGCGATGCCCGCAACCATTCTTTTCCTCATCGTCCAGAAACGCCTGATCAGCGGCCTTACGCAAGGCGCGGTCAAGGGATGA
- a CDS encoding carbohydrate ABC transporter permease has translation MHTLNEPAAQVPGRTALARRVLPYALLSPAVLVTLAIVFFPMIQAAWMSLHDYILWKPKDFTFVGLKNFAAALQDEVFWISLKHTVIWIALTIPAQLLLGLATALLLNQQFPWRPLARALIIIPWALPSVVIALMWVWIYDANYGILNEFLLRLDLIRSSVPWLADPDTALYAIILTLTWQGFPFFAVMILAGLQSIPKSYYEAASLDGAGKLRQFWHITLPGISGVLVTAVLLRTIWVANSIDVIFVMTGGGPGYSTYTLPLYAFIKARTNLDFGYGSSLAVLFTLMLLGLVIVYLRRAGRTVN, from the coding sequence ATGCACACCCTGAACGAACCGGCAGCACAAGTGCCTGGCCGCACAGCACTGGCCCGGCGGGTTCTCCCCTACGCGCTGCTGTCGCCAGCTGTCCTGGTTACGCTTGCCATCGTGTTCTTTCCGATGATCCAGGCAGCCTGGATGAGCCTGCACGACTATATCCTCTGGAAACCGAAGGACTTCACCTTTGTCGGTCTGAAGAACTTTGCTGCCGCGCTCCAGGACGAGGTCTTCTGGATCTCGCTGAAGCACACGGTCATCTGGATCGCGCTGACGATCCCTGCCCAGCTTCTGCTCGGCCTCGCCACGGCCCTTCTTCTCAATCAGCAATTCCCCTGGCGTCCGCTCGCCAGGGCCTTGATCATCATTCCCTGGGCGCTGCCGAGCGTGGTGATCGCGTTGATGTGGGTGTGGATCTATGACGCCAACTACGGCATCCTCAACGAATTCCTGCTGAGGCTCGACCTGATCAGGTCCTCCGTGCCCTGGCTGGCGGATCCGGACACCGCCCTCTACGCCATCATCCTGACGCTCACCTGGCAGGGATTTCCCTTCTTCGCCGTGATGATCCTCGCCGGTCTGCAGTCCATCCCCAAGAGCTATTACGAGGCTGCCTCCCTGGACGGCGCAGGCAAGCTGCGCCAGTTCTGGCACATCACCCTGCCGGGCATTTCGGGCGTACTGGTAACCGCCGTTCTGTTGCGAACCATCTGGGTGGCCAACTCCATCGATGTCATCTTCGTGATGACGGGCGGCGGCCCCGGCTATTCCACCTACACGCTGCCTCTCTACGCCTTCATCAAGGCACGCACCAATCTCGACTTCGGTTACGGGTCGTCGCTTGCCGTCCTGTTCACCCTCATGCTGCTCGGGCTGGTGATTGTCTATCTCCGCCGCGCGGGAAGGACGGTCAACTGA
- a CDS encoding ABC transporter ATP-binding protein, producing MADIQLEKIVKNYGAFEAVKGIDLEVRDGEFVAFVGPSGCGKSTLLRMIAGLEEITGGALRIGGTLVNDTEPKDRDIAMVFQDYALYPHMSVADNIGFGLRMRGMSATERRERVEEAAAILQITQLLDRKPGQLSGGQRQRVAMGRAIVRRPKVFLFDEPLSNLDAKLRVDMRTQIKRLHSLLKTTMIYVTHDQVEAMTLADRVVILKDGEVVQQGAPVDVYTVPGTRFVGEFIGSPKMNVLAARSAARDGASAAIVGDSQITLADRNLQAGRDILFGVRPEHLTRCSEEEAMFRTTIDVLEPLGSDTMAICMLGDQEITARLEPDPALRPGAPLDLKVKAADIHLFDAETGLRI from the coding sequence TTGGCCGACATACAACTTGAGAAAATCGTGAAGAACTACGGTGCCTTCGAAGCCGTCAAGGGGATCGACCTGGAGGTCCGGGACGGCGAGTTCGTGGCATTTGTCGGTCCGTCCGGATGCGGCAAGAGCACGCTCCTGCGCATGATCGCAGGTCTCGAGGAGATCACGGGCGGCGCGTTGCGGATCGGCGGCACGCTGGTCAATGATACGGAGCCGAAGGACCGGGACATCGCAATGGTGTTCCAGGATTACGCGCTTTATCCGCACATGTCCGTTGCCGACAACATCGGTTTCGGATTGCGCATGCGCGGGATGAGCGCCACGGAACGGCGTGAACGGGTGGAGGAGGCGGCGGCAATCCTGCAAATCACCCAGCTGCTCGACCGCAAGCCGGGGCAATTGTCGGGGGGGCAGCGCCAGCGTGTGGCCATGGGTCGGGCGATTGTCCGCAGACCGAAGGTGTTCCTGTTCGACGAACCTCTTTCAAACCTGGATGCCAAGCTGCGTGTCGACATGCGAACCCAGATCAAACGGCTGCACAGCCTGCTGAAAACCACGATGATCTACGTGACACATGACCAGGTGGAGGCCATGACCCTTGCCGACCGGGTGGTCATCCTCAAGGATGGCGAGGTTGTACAACAGGGGGCTCCCGTCGATGTGTACACTGTTCCCGGAACGCGCTTTGTCGGCGAGTTCATCGGTTCGCCGAAGATGAATGTGCTGGCAGCGAGGTCCGCTGCTCGCGATGGCGCCAGTGCCGCGATTGTCGGAGACAGCCAGATCACGCTTGCGGACAGGAACCTTCAGGCTGGACGGGATATCCTTTTCGGCGTGCGCCCGGAGCATCTGACCCGCTGCTCCGAGGAGGAAGCCATGTTCCGCACCACGATCGACGTGCTTGAACCGCTTGGCTCGGACACGATGGCGATCTGTATGCTCGGGGACCAGGAAATCACTGCCAGGCTGGAGCCGGACCCGGCTCTTCGCCCCGGTGCGCCGCTGGATCTCAAGGTGAAGGCCGCGGACATACACCTGTTCGACGCTGAAACGGGCCTGCGCATCTGA
- a CDS encoding sugar phosphate isomerase/epimerase family protein: MTTQRPFNVNNPVGIISMQFVRPFTRASLGIFQQIRNLGFDFVELLVPEPEDDLDLHETAAALRDADLDVVLAARVNLQRSIASADPQCRLGGIEYLNRCVDVAKALDARIIGGPLYGEPLVFAGRAPVAWSDDDIQRRADRTVEGLAAVAPRAADEGCVFALEALNRFETDIASTTRQAIEICDAVGNSGLGLVLDTFHMNMEERSITDAIRAAGRRVVHFQANENHRGFPGTGHLDWPVIMKALADIDYRGPVSLEPFRRNDDRVGLPIAHWRAPREDETDKLTAGLALIRSCLNLAEAAQ; encoded by the coding sequence ATGACAACGCAAAGGCCTTTCAACGTGAACAACCCCGTCGGCATCATTTCCATGCAGTTCGTGCGGCCCTTTACGCGCGCCAGCCTTGGCATCTTCCAACAGATCCGGAATCTCGGCTTCGACTTCGTGGAGCTTCTGGTTCCGGAGCCTGAGGATGATCTCGATCTTCACGAAACGGCTGCGGCGCTGCGCGACGCGGATCTCGATGTCGTTCTGGCCGCCCGGGTCAATCTCCAGCGTTCCATCGCGAGCGCAGACCCGCAGTGCAGGCTCGGCGGGATCGAATACCTCAATCGCTGCGTCGATGTCGCGAAAGCCCTTGATGCGAGGATTATTGGCGGTCCGCTTTACGGCGAACCGCTCGTCTTCGCCGGGCGTGCCCCCGTTGCCTGGAGCGACGATGACATTCAAAGGCGCGCCGACCGGACGGTCGAGGGCCTTGCCGCGGTTGCCCCGCGCGCAGCGGACGAGGGCTGCGTCTTCGCCCTGGAAGCCCTCAACCGCTTCGAAACCGATATTGCCTCGACAACGCGGCAGGCCATTGAGATCTGTGATGCCGTCGGCAATTCCGGCCTTGGCCTCGTGCTGGACACGTTCCACATGAACATGGAGGAACGCTCGATCACCGATGCGATCCGGGCGGCCGGCCGGCGTGTCGTGCATTTCCAGGCCAACGAGAACCATCGCGGGTTTCCCGGCACGGGGCATCTCGACTGGCCCGTCATCATGAAAGCCCTCGCCGACATCGACTATCGCGGTCCGGTATCGCTGGAGCCTTTCCGCAGGAACGACGACCGCGTCGGCCTGCCCATCGCCCACTGGCGCGCACCGCGGGAGGACGAAACCGACAAACTGACCGCCGGTCTCGCGCTGATCCGGTCCTGCCTCAACCTGGCGGAGGCTGCCCAATGA
- a CDS encoding GntR family transcriptional regulator encodes MAAESFDNQDGGGSGRARLQPKRTVKRSHAIFEAIQKDIMLGNLPPRAAMLELDLANRFECSQSTVREALMFLETDGLVDRLPHRGTLVADSRSEDAHELILIRRDIECRGVARVLNRFGPMLRKELEADLDGMRKAAQEGDEYGLSLHDRNFHLNLYDAADMPTVRPILRRCLIHNHRYKILNSEPNRGLVETAERHVAILDALAAGDEREAVKALSHHITTIVDFGPSIVSVDSRTGPETA; translated from the coding sequence ATGGCAGCGGAAAGTTTTGACAATCAGGATGGTGGCGGCTCCGGGCGCGCCCGGCTTCAACCGAAACGCACCGTCAAGCGCAGCCATGCGATTTTCGAGGCGATCCAGAAGGACATCATGCTGGGCAACCTGCCGCCACGTGCGGCCATGCTGGAGCTGGACCTGGCCAACCGTTTCGAATGCAGCCAGAGCACCGTGCGCGAGGCCCTCATGTTTCTGGAGACGGACGGTCTCGTGGATCGGCTTCCGCACCGGGGCACGCTCGTGGCAGACAGCCGCAGCGAGGACGCCCATGAACTGATCCTGATCCGGCGCGACATCGAATGCCGCGGCGTTGCCCGTGTCCTGAACCGGTTCGGCCCGATGCTGCGCAAGGAACTGGAAGCCGATCTCGACGGCATGCGCAAGGCCGCACAGGAAGGGGACGAATACGGTCTCTCCCTTCACGACCGAAATTTTCACCTCAATCTCTATGATGCCGCGGACATGCCGACCGTCCGCCCGATCCTGCGCCGGTGCCTCATTCACAACCACCGGTACAAGATCCTGAATTCCGAGCCCAACCGCGGGCTCGTCGAGACGGCCGAACGTCATGTTGCCATCCTGGATGCCCTGGCGGCAGGCGATGAACGCGAGGCCGTCAAGGCACTGTCGCACCATATCACCACGATCGTCGATTTCGGACCCAGCATCGTCTCTGTCGACAGCAGGACGGGGCCCGAAACCGCATGA